From one Nycticebus coucang isolate mNycCou1 chromosome 14, mNycCou1.pri, whole genome shotgun sequence genomic stretch:
- the LOC128565667 gene encoding peptidyl-prolyl cis-trans isomerase A-like, with the protein MVNPTVFFDVAADGEPLGRVSFELFADKFPKTAENFRALSTGEKGFGYKGSCFHRIIPGFMCQGGDFTRHNGTGGKSIYGEKFEDENFVLKHTGPGILSMANAGPNTNGTQFFICTTKTEWLDGKHVVFGKVKEGMNVVEAMERFGSKNGKTSKIITITDCGQL; encoded by the coding sequence ATGGTCAATCCCACCGTGTTCTTCGATGTTGCTGCCGATGGCGAGCCCTTGGGCCGTGTCTCCTTCGAGCTGTTTGCAGACAAATTTCCAAAGACAGCAGAAAACTTTCGTGCTCTGAGCACTGGAGAAAAAGGATTTGGTTATAAGGGTTCCTGCTTTCACAGGATTATTCCAGGGTTTATGTGCCAGGGTGGTGACTTCACACGCCATAATGGCACTGGTGGCAAGTCTATCTACGGGGAGAAATTTGAAGATGAAAACTTTGTCCTGAAGCATACAGGTCCTGGCATCTTGTCCATGGCAAATGCTGGACCAAATACAAATGGTACCCAGTTTTTCATCTGCACTACCAAGACTGAGTGGTTGGATGGCAAGCATGTGGTCTTTGGCAAGGTGAAAGAAGGCATGAATGTTGTAGAAGCCATGGAGCGCTTTGGGTCCAAGAATGGCAAGACCAGCAAGATCATCACCATTACTGACTGTGGACAGCTGTAA